The proteins below come from a single Solea senegalensis isolate Sse05_10M linkage group LG2, IFAPA_SoseM_1, whole genome shotgun sequence genomic window:
- the txndc16 gene encoding thioredoxin domain-containing protein 16 — translation MMWLCISALLLWTESGQCAEMTNTSELIQYTTVDFFEKLHSGKMMFIYFERKVSPTISLFLVELEKSAEVLQDYGVLVGKVNCNKEAVHTYCTDERRLHTAFLFRGGKEFLGLDLDTVFDVNSIVSEVLFAILREEVKYVHTDADLVAMEKAARGQKDLVLGYVQSLGTHEHRSMMEMAYVYGSKYQFILITGGPVLKYLGVNESSQVWFLHCRVHSGLTTSTTSERCPLTHMRKPLSVLSLHSFLQLMEAPLVSEVYEDPSLVPPPPFPYQGTPQVFLFSRLPTKHLDMDTATRLAWRLRGIALLLLVHRQSPAVKTPDEYNAAYRLPEKSLEVKYMTLRNLDDVLELFTNKEKEEEEDEGDNEEEEEEDESDFALDDEIASAVYKNRGSLLDTDSVTQLTSENFHAAVAQSGLTVALFYLKWDAVSMAFLSSFIEVAERLADAEVNDVQMSTVDCGEWTDLCAAEPGSSLPVLFQPITVFPSILVFRPQESAQHYRGMLGSKALYRFIMLSCPASPAPLSSQEEVASFLQEVPHPELAGYKKPDRVLGLFKMQTHAGVPVFTKAAKSLRGEVLTGLLTDGLAEKWAADHTVDLPVVLVFPSWRTHTYPSKLSVSSSAEELLAHISTALLHPVPELTVESLPSFLSLGKALLILFVGEEEDEIGWRQNQMLVEEMRRVVKLGEGKMEPFLACWIHLGHTPAGMSVLGSYLGSMPPLPALVLTHLPSGDEIYRYPPNTPIVAPSVLQWLQRIEDRTESPAGLLGEDSWPPAEEFYDFLKIMDMQEPGSTQQQMPKKEEVEEKEEEQVGDEEEENVDDLLVEEATDSSSGSPAPVANTHSEL, via the exons ATGATGTGGCTGTGTATTTCTGCTCTCCTGCTGTGGACAGAGTCAGGACAATGTGCAGAGATGACCAACACATCAGAGCTAATCCAATACACCACTGTGGACTTCTTCGAGAAACTGCATTCTGGGAAGATGATGTTTATCTATTTTGAGCGTAAAG TTTCTCCAACCATCTCGCTCTTCTTGGTGGAGCTGGAAAAGTCTGCAGAAGTTCTCCAAGACTATGGTGTGCTGGTTGGGAAG gTCAATTGCAACAAAGAGGCGGTTCACACTTACTGCACAGATGAAAGAAGACTACACACGGCTTTTCTGTTCAG AGGGGGAAAGGAGTTCTTGGGTCTGGACTTGGACACCGTGTTTGACGTCAACTCCATCGTCTCTGAAGTTCTCTT tgCCATTCTGCGTGAAGAGGTGAAGTATGTCCACACAGACGCTGACCTCGTGGCCATGGAGAAGGCAGCCAGGGGGCAGAAGGATCTTGTGCTGGGTTACGTCCAGAGTCTGGGAACACATG AGCACAGGTCAATGATGGAGATGGCATATGTGTATGGATCCAAATACCAGTTCATTCTAATAACAGGGGGACCAGTTCTAAAATATCTGGG tGTTAACGAATCGTCTCAAGTGTGGTTCCTCCACTGCAGAGTTCACAGTGGGCTCACGACCTCGACGACCTCTGAGCGTTGCCCTTTGACTCATATGAGGAAACCTCTGTCCGTCCTCAGCCTCCACTCCTTCCTGCAGCTCATGGAGGCTCCACTGGTG TCTGAAGTGTACGAAGACCCATCCTTGGTCCCGCCCCCTCCGTTTCCATACCAGGGGACTCCACAGGTCTTCCTGTTCTCCCGCCTGCCCACCAAACACCTGGACATGGACACGGCGACCAGGCTGGCCTGGAGGCTCCGAGGCatcgctctgctgctgctcgtaCACAG gCAGAGTCCTGCAGTGAAAACTCCTGATGAATATAACGCTGCTTACAGGCTGCCTGAGAAG AGTTTAGAGGTGAAGTATATGACCCTTCGCAACCTCGATGATGTGTTGGAGCTTTttacaaacaaagagaaagaagaggaggaagatgagggagacaatgaagaggaggaggaggaggatgaatcAGATTTCG CTCTGGACGATGAAATTGCATCAGCTGTCTACAAAAACAGAGGCAGCTTACTGGACACGGACTCAGTTACCCAACTAACCTCTGAAAACTTCCATGCTGCAGTAGCACAAAGTGGCCTGACAGTGGCGCTCTTCTACCTCAAAT GGGATGCTGTTTCCATGGCTTTTCTCAGCTCTTTCATTGAAGTTGCAGAGAGGCTTGCAG ATGCTGAGGTTAACGATGTACAGATGAGCACAGTCGACTGCGGGGAGTGGACCGACCTCTGTGCCGCTGAGCCAGGCAGCTCGCTCCCTGTTCTgtttcagccaatcacagtctTCCCAAGCATCCTGGTGTTCCGCCCACAGGAGTCGGCTCAGCACTACAGAGGCATGCTGGGTAGCAAGGCGCTTTATCGCTTTATTATGCT GAGCTGTCCTGCTTCTCCTGCACCACTGTCCAGCCAGGAGGAAGTGGCATCATTTCTCCAGGAAGTGCCTCACCCTGAGCTGGCAGGTTATAAGAAACCTGACAGAGTGCTGGGACTGTTTAAGATGCAAACTCATGCAG GAGTTCCTGTGTTTACTAAAGCAGCAAAGTCACTGAGAGGAGAGGTGCTAACTGGACTGCTGACAGATGGACTGGCAGAGAAATG GGCCGCCGACCACACTGTGGACCTTCCTGTGGTGTTGGTGTTTCCATCATGGAGGACACACACTTACCCCTCCAAACTGAGTGTGTCGTCCTCTGCTGAGGAGCTGCTCGCACACATCAGCACTGCACTGCTCCATCCAGTG CCTGAACTGACGGTGGAAAGTCTGCCATCCTTCCTCTCTCTGGGTAAagccctcctcatcctctttgtgggagaggaagaggatgagatCGGCTGGAGACAGAACCAGATGCTGGTGGAAGAGATGAGGCGAGTGGTAAAGTTGGGAGAAGGGAAGATGGAGCCATTTCTAGCCTGTTGGATACACCT TGGTCATACTCCAGCTGGTATGTCTGTCTTAGGGTCATATCTGGGCTCGATGCCCCCTCTGCCTGCACTGGTCCTTACCCATTTGCCCTCTGGAGATGAAATCTATCGTTACCCCCCCAACACCCCCATTGTGGCCCCGTCTGTCCTGCAGTGGCTGCAGAGGATTGAGGACAGGACTGAGTCACCGGCAG GGTTGTTGGGTGAGGACAGTTGGCCTCCTGCTGAGGAGTTCTATGATTTTCTGAAAATCATGGACATGCAGGAACCGGGCTCCACCCAACAGCAAATGCCtaagaaggaggaggtggaggagaaggaggaggagcaggtgggtgatgaggaagaggagaacgTGGATGATTTGTTAGTCGAAGAGGCAACAGATTCTTCCTCTGGCTCTCCTGCTCCCGTTGCTAACACTCACTCTGAACTGTGA
- the gpr137c gene encoding integral membrane protein GPR137C, translating to MFSSGEELNSHLFTSLKESPGAAISPTLELSLTTIYTVLYSLLFVFVYLQLWLILHYGHKRFSFQSVFLFLCLLWAALRTTLFSFYFKNVVQANQLQPLAYWLLYCCPVCLQFFTLCLLNLYFTQVMFKAKAKYSPELTKYKIPLRLFFLCLSVCFLVVNLTCALLVQEAMEHSESPSDGGIRHAVLARVLINDSLFVLCAVSLAVCVFKIAKMSSANVYLESKGTSVCQATAIGAVVILLYTSRACYNLVVVALSPQDRPSPFNCGWYSVSDQADVQEISGEAYIVFGIILFFWELLPTSLVVVFFRVQRPNQNLAPGGMINSHSFSSRAYFFDNPRRYDSDDDLSRSINSRADRASLLSTTPQLGASTWYGSIQCNGTLTAGTASAQEPPSSTAPVLFAYGNIQRHHHHHNYYSTPQNNNYHHHHHHHSNYYSTSQNYYCGSQTYFCTPQN from the exons ATGTTTTCATCAGGAGAAGAGCTTAATTCCCATTTGTTTACCTCACTGAAGGAGTCCCCTGGAGCTGCAATCTCCCCAACACTGGAGCTCAGTCTAACTACCATTTATACTGTCCTCTACTCCCTCCTGTTTGTTTTCGTCTACCTGCAGCTGTGGCTCATTTTGCACTACGGACACAAGCGCTTCAGCTTCCAGagcgtgtttttgtttctgtgtttgctgtgggcAGCGCTGAGGACCACCCTCTTCTCTTTCTACTTTAAAAATGTGGTGCAGGCCAACCAGCTGCAGCCTCTGGCCTACtggctgctctactgctgccctGTCTGCCTGCAGTTCTTCACCCTCTGCCTGCTCAATCTCTACTTCACACAG GTGATGTTTAAGGCTAAAGCCAAGTATTCCCCAGAGCTTACCAAATACAA GATTCCTCTACGTTTGTTCttcctgtgtctcagtgtgtgtttcctcGTGGTGAACCTAACATGTGCACTGTTGGTGCAAGAAGCTATGGAGCACTCCGAATCACCaag TGATGGGGGTATCAGACACGCGGTCTTGGCCCGCGTCCTGATCAACGACAGTCTGTTTGTCTTGTGCGCCGTGTCTCTGGCCGTCTGCGTCTTCAAGATTGCCAAGATGTCATCTGCCAATGTTTATCTTGAATCTAAG GGAACGTCAGTGTGCCAGGCCACAGCCATAGGAGCCGTGGTGATTCTCCTCTACACGTCCAGAGCCTGCTACAACCTGGTGGTGGTGGCTCTGTCCCCGCAGGACAGACCCAGTCCCTTTAACTGTGGCTGGTACAGTGTTTCTGATCAG GCTGATGTGCAGGAGATCAGTGGTGAAGCCTACATCGTGTTTGGGATCATTTTGTTCTTCTGGGAGCTGCTACCAACCAGCTTAGTGGTGGTTTTCTTCAGAGTCCAGCGGCCCAACCAAAACCTG gctcCAGGAGGGATGATCAACAGCCACAGTTTCAGCTCCAGAGCGTACTTCTTTGACAACCCTCGGCGCTATGATAGTGACGATGATCTGTCCAGAAGCATCAACAGTAGGGCTGATCGGGCCAG CCTCCTCTCCACCACTCCCCAGCTGGGTGCATCTACTTGGTACGGCTCCATCCAGTGTAACGGGACTCTAACAGCGGGCACCGCGTCCGCTCAGGAACCGCCATCTTCCACCGCCCCTGTCCTCTTTGCCTATGGCAACATCCAGcgtcaccatcaccatcacaacTACTACTCCACCCCACAGAACAATAactaccaccaccatcaccatcatcacagtAACTACTATTCCACATCACAAAATTATTACTGCGGATCACAAACGTATTTCTGCACCCCACAGAATTAA
- the LOC122784312 gene encoding tubulin alpha chain-like isoform X2 → MRECISIHVGQAGVQIGNACWELYCLEHGIQPDGQMPSDKTLGGGDDSFNTFFSETGAGKHVPRAVFVDLEPTVIDEVRTGTYRQLFHPEQLITGKEDAANNYARGHYTIGKEIIDLVLDRIRKLADQCTGLQGFLVFHSFGGGTGSGFTSLLMERLSVDYGKKSKLEFSIYPAPQVSTAVVEPYNSILTTHTTLEHSDCAFMVDNEAIYDICRRNLDIERPSYTNLNRLISQIVSSITASLRFDGALNVDLTEFQTNLVPYPRIHFPLATYAPVISAEKAYHEQLSVSEITNACFEPANQMVKCDPRHGKYMACCLLFRGDVVPKDVNAAIATIKTKRTIQFVDWCPTGFKVGINYQPPTVVPGGDLAKVQRAVCMLSNTTAIAEAWARLDHKFDLMYAKRAFVHWYVGEGMEEGEFSEAREDMAALEKDYEEVGVDSIEGEGEEEGEEY, encoded by the exons ATG cGTGAGTGCATCTCCATCCACGTTGGTCAGGCTGGTGTCCAGATTGGCAATGCCTGCTGGGAGCTTTACTGCCTGGAGCATGGGATCCAGCCTGACGGACAGATGCCCAGTGACAAGACTCTCGGAGGAGGAGATGATTCCTTCAACACCTTCTTCAGTGAGACTGGAGCTGGGAAGCACGTCCCCAGAGCAGTTTTTGTCGACCTGGAGCCCACTGTCATTG atgAGGTGCGTACTGGGACCTACCGTCAACTCTTCCACCCTGAGCAGCTGATCACTGGGAAGGAAGATGCTGCCAACAACTATGCCCGTGGACACTACACCATCGGCAAAGAGATCATTGACCTGGTGCTGGACAGGATCCGCAAACTG GCTGACCAGTGCACTGGTCTGCAGGGCTTCCTGGTTTTCCACAGCTTCGGAGGAGGCACCGGCTCTGGCTTCACCTCCCTGCTGATGGAGCGTCTGTCTGTCGACTATGGCAAAAAGTCCAAGCTAGAATTCTCCATCTACCCAGCTCCCCAGGTGTCCACTGCGGTGGTGGAGCCCTACAACTCCATCCTGACCACCCACACCACACTGGAGCACTCTGACTGTGCCTTTATGGTGGATAACGAGGCCATCTACGACATCTGCCGCAGGAACCTCGACATCGAGCGTCCCAGCTACACCAACCTGAACAGGTTGATCAGTCAGATTGTGTCCTCCATCACCGCTTCCCTCCGTTTTGACGGGGCCCTCAATGTCGATCTGACGGAGTTCCAAACCAATCTGGTGCCATATCCTCGTATCCACTTCCCTCTTGCCACCTATGCCCCTGTCATCTCTGCTGAGAAGGCGTACCATGAGCAGCTCTCAGTGTCTGAGATCACCAACGCCTGCTTCGAGCCGGCCAATCAGATGGTGAAATGTGACCCTCGTCACGGCAAGTACATGGCCTGCTGCCTGCTGTTCCGTGGTGACGTTGTGCCCAAAGACGTCAACGCTGCCATCGCCACCATCAAGACCAAGCGCACAATCCAGTTTGTGGACTGGTGTCCAACTGGTTTCAAGGTCGGCATCAACTACCAGCCACCTACTGTGGTTCCTGGTGGAGACCTGGCCAAGGTCCAGAGAGCTGTGTGCATGCTGAGTAACACCACTGCTATTGCAGAGGCCTGGGCTCGACTTGACCACAAGTTTGACCTGATGTACGCCAAGCGTGCATTTGTTCACTGGTACGTGGGTGAAGGtatggaggagggagagttCTCTGAGGCCAGAGAGGACATGGCAGCACTGGAGAAAGATTATGAGGAGGTGGGAGTCGACTCCATTGAGggcgagggagaggaggaaggagaagaataTTAA
- the LOC122784312 gene encoding tubulin alpha chain-like isoform X1, with protein MCVFSPQRECISIHVGQAGVQIGNACWELYCLEHGIQPDGQMPSDKTLGGGDDSFNTFFSETGAGKHVPRAVFVDLEPTVIDEVRTGTYRQLFHPEQLITGKEDAANNYARGHYTIGKEIIDLVLDRIRKLADQCTGLQGFLVFHSFGGGTGSGFTSLLMERLSVDYGKKSKLEFSIYPAPQVSTAVVEPYNSILTTHTTLEHSDCAFMVDNEAIYDICRRNLDIERPSYTNLNRLISQIVSSITASLRFDGALNVDLTEFQTNLVPYPRIHFPLATYAPVISAEKAYHEQLSVSEITNACFEPANQMVKCDPRHGKYMACCLLFRGDVVPKDVNAAIATIKTKRTIQFVDWCPTGFKVGINYQPPTVVPGGDLAKVQRAVCMLSNTTAIAEAWARLDHKFDLMYAKRAFVHWYVGEGMEEGEFSEAREDMAALEKDYEEVGVDSIEGEGEEEGEEY; from the exons atgtgtgttttctctccacagcGTGAGTGCATCTCCATCCACGTTGGTCAGGCTGGTGTCCAGATTGGCAATGCCTGCTGGGAGCTTTACTGCCTGGAGCATGGGATCCAGCCTGACGGACAGATGCCCAGTGACAAGACTCTCGGAGGAGGAGATGATTCCTTCAACACCTTCTTCAGTGAGACTGGAGCTGGGAAGCACGTCCCCAGAGCAGTTTTTGTCGACCTGGAGCCCACTGTCATTG atgAGGTGCGTACTGGGACCTACCGTCAACTCTTCCACCCTGAGCAGCTGATCACTGGGAAGGAAGATGCTGCCAACAACTATGCCCGTGGACACTACACCATCGGCAAAGAGATCATTGACCTGGTGCTGGACAGGATCCGCAAACTG GCTGACCAGTGCACTGGTCTGCAGGGCTTCCTGGTTTTCCACAGCTTCGGAGGAGGCACCGGCTCTGGCTTCACCTCCCTGCTGATGGAGCGTCTGTCTGTCGACTATGGCAAAAAGTCCAAGCTAGAATTCTCCATCTACCCAGCTCCCCAGGTGTCCACTGCGGTGGTGGAGCCCTACAACTCCATCCTGACCACCCACACCACACTGGAGCACTCTGACTGTGCCTTTATGGTGGATAACGAGGCCATCTACGACATCTGCCGCAGGAACCTCGACATCGAGCGTCCCAGCTACACCAACCTGAACAGGTTGATCAGTCAGATTGTGTCCTCCATCACCGCTTCCCTCCGTTTTGACGGGGCCCTCAATGTCGATCTGACGGAGTTCCAAACCAATCTGGTGCCATATCCTCGTATCCACTTCCCTCTTGCCACCTATGCCCCTGTCATCTCTGCTGAGAAGGCGTACCATGAGCAGCTCTCAGTGTCTGAGATCACCAACGCCTGCTTCGAGCCGGCCAATCAGATGGTGAAATGTGACCCTCGTCACGGCAAGTACATGGCCTGCTGCCTGCTGTTCCGTGGTGACGTTGTGCCCAAAGACGTCAACGCTGCCATCGCCACCATCAAGACCAAGCGCACAATCCAGTTTGTGGACTGGTGTCCAACTGGTTTCAAGGTCGGCATCAACTACCAGCCACCTACTGTGGTTCCTGGTGGAGACCTGGCCAAGGTCCAGAGAGCTGTGTGCATGCTGAGTAACACCACTGCTATTGCAGAGGCCTGGGCTCGACTTGACCACAAGTTTGACCTGATGTACGCCAAGCGTGCATTTGTTCACTGGTACGTGGGTGAAGGtatggaggagggagagttCTCTGAGGCCAGAGAGGACATGGCAGCACTGGAGAAAGATTATGAGGAGGTGGGAGTCGACTCCATTGAGggcgagggagaggaggaaggagaagaataTTAA